A genomic window from Leishmania major strain Friedlin complete genome, chromosome 18 includes:
- the GLF gene encoding UDP-galactopyranose mutase, with protein MSADKVVIIGAGPTGLGAAVRLMELKHANFHLYDGGTVPGGLSRSVLDDKGFLWDMGGHVIFSHYAYFDDVMNLAISDWNTLQRESWVRCSGAWVPYPFQSNIHRLPPEVRDTCLKGIEEAEAARSVAAPEKPQNFAEYVSRHFGEGIAEVFMRPYNFKVWAVPLHLMSTEWVGERVAAVNVERIRENIQLKRDDVGWGPNATFRFPKSGGTGAIYKAVWKMIPEAHKTLGPQCRVTKVNPITKTLTMANGEAVSYDALVSTMPLDDLLLAVAAGVEEDAETASASALKAPRLREIADKMVYSSTHIIGIGVKGCPPPEMRTACWLYFPEDGIPFYRATIFSRYADTNAPEGHWSILLEVSQNVLYKPVNVDTIVEDCIAGLRTVTLLRPEDEIVSRWHHMEKKGYPIPFVGRNELLEEVQPVLRDKYQIYSRGRFGAWRYEVANQDHSLMQGVEAVGHIFYGTDEDTVHKPEKVNTRRGEMRCTWSSTAS; from the coding sequence ATGAGCGCTGACAAGGTGGTCATAATCGGCGCCGGTCCCACCGgcctcggcgctgctgtgcgttTGATGGAGCTCAAGCATGCCAACTTCCATCTCTACGACGGTGGCACCGTCCCTGGCGGCCTCTCGCGCAGCGTCCTCGACGACAAAGGTTTCTTATGGGACATGGGTGGCCACGTCATCTTTTCCCACTACGCGTACTTTGACGATGTCATGAACCTCGCCATCTCTGACTGGAACACGCTCCAGCGCGAGTCGTGGGTGCGCTGCTCCGGCGCCTGGGTGCCATACCCGTTTCAGAGCAACATTCACCGCCTCCCACCGGAGGTGCGGGACACTTGCCTGAAAGGTATTgaggaggccgaggcggcccGTTCCGTGGCCGCGCCTGAGAAGCCGCAGAACTTCGCCGAGTATGTTTCGCGTCATTTTGGCGAGGGCATCGCCGAGGTTTTCATGCGCCCGTACAACTTTAAGGTGTGGGCAGTGCCTCTGCATTTGATGAGCACGGAGTGGGTTGGCGAACGCGTGGCCGCTGTGAACGTGGAGCGCATCAGGGAGAACATCCAACTCAAGCGCGATGACGTTGGCTGGGGCCCCAACGCCACTTTCCGGTTCCCAAAGTCGGGTGGCACCGGGGCCATCTACAAGGCCGTGTGGAAGATGATCCCAGAGGCGCACAAGACGCTTGGGCCACAGTGCCGCGTAACCAAGGTGAACCCGATCACGAAGACGCTGACAATGGCGAATGGCGAGGCGGTGTCGTACGACGCGCTTGTCTCCACGATGCCGCTAGATGATCTTCTCctcgccgtggcggccggAGTGGAGGAGGATGCAGAGACCGCGTCAGCGTCGGCGCTCAAGGCGCCGCGTCTGCGAGAGATTGCTGACAAGATGGTCTACAGCTCCACCCACATCATCGGCATCGGCGTGAAAGGGTGCCCGCCGCCAGAGATGCGGACGGCGTGCTGGCTGTACTTCCCGGAAGACGGTATTCCGTTCTACCGCGCGACGATCTTCTCCCGCTACGCGGACACAAACGCGCCGGAGGGGCACTGGAGCATCCTGCTGGAGGTCAGCCAAAATGTGCTGTACAAACCCGTCAACGTGGACACCATAGTGGAGGACTGCATTGCTGGTCTTCGAACGGTGACGCTGCTTCGCCCAGAGGACGAGATTGTGTCGCGTTGGCACCACATGGAGAAGAAGGGCTACCCGATCCCGTTCGTGGGTCGCAacgagctgctggaggaggtgcagccgGTGCTGCGTGACAAGTATCAGATCTATTCACGCGGCCGCTTCGGCGCGTGGCGGTACGAGGTAGCAAATCAAGATCACTCGTTGATGCAGGGCGTCGAGGCAGTGGGACACATTTTTTACGGCACCGACGAAGACACCGTGCACAAACCAGAAAAGGTCAATACCCGGCGCGGTGAGATGCGCTGCACATGGTCGTCGACGGCCTCGTAG
- a CDS encoding putative RNA-binding protein, whose amino-acid sequence MSGTPMQTRFGCYIGNIDRSVTIDMLKQVFCQCGTIIDCSLNGREGDPYRFGFIDFATEDDRARAMKYNGFTLVGRKLKVGVSKGNVNKPEGYATGNGAGGGHSRMGGNRHYNNDGGMMMSVNGLSPQQQMEARLLLQFLQEGKMDPRQLSPVQQQLLITCLGHGNSSNAANSSSANSDSSTPASAQQPQMGVMGSSAMQSPLPLPTMHNSGSMMGDAAAFMPSPNAGNGAPGAGVPMMGGVAPQGIHINMGPSMMDPMGGGYGMMPPRQPQPQQWGDMSMNGPGMYPPKMCGLPLRQQPQMPMQAGQQQPYGLGGGAASISGPGAADHNRGGFINPPPAAETLKLREKQREQFFEVVRQDAEKYERKLQEKKAQSAAGGDAERSADSSASDDDEDKKPAKRSKKESSK is encoded by the coding sequence ATGTCAGGCACGCCCATGCAGACCCGCTTCGGGTGCTACATCGGCAACATTGACCGCTCCGTCACAATCGATATGCTGAAGCAGGTGTTCTGCCAGTGCGGCACGATTATCGACTGCTCCTTGAATGGGCGTGAGGGCGACCCGTACCGCTTTGGGTTTATTGACTTCGCCACAGAGGATGACCGCGCTCGCGCCATGAAGTACAACGGCTTCACCCTCGTCGGCCGCAAGCTGAAGGTCGGCGTGAGCAAGGGCAACGTGAACAAGCCTGAAGGTTATGCGACCGGtaacggcgccggcggtggccactCGCGGATGGGCGGCAACCGCCACTACAACAACGATGGCGGAATGATGATGAGCGTCAACGGTCtctcgccgcagcagcagatggaGGCACGGTTGCTCCTCCAGTTCCTTCAGGAGGGCAAGATGGACCCGCGGCAGCTCTcaccggtgcagcagcagttgctCATTACCTGTCTCGGTcacggcaacagcagcaatgCAGCCAACAGCAGTAGCGCGAACAGCGACAGTAGtacgccggcgtcggcgcagcagccgcagatGGGAGTaatgggcagcagcgccatgcagtcaccgctgccactgcccaCAATGCACAATAGCGGCAGTATGATgggcgatgctgctgcgttCATGCCAAGCCCGAACGCTGGCAACGGCGCccccggcgccggcgtgcccATGATGGGTGGTGTTGCGCCCCAAGGGATTCACATCAACATGGGGCCCAGCATGATGGACCCGATGGGTGGCGGTTACGGCatgatgccgccgcgccagccgcagccgcagcagtggGGTGATATGTCAATGAACGGGCCTGGCATGTACCCGCCCAAGATGTGTGGGCTGCCTCTcaggcagcagccgcagatGCCGATGCAGGCGGGGCAACAGCAACCGTACGGCctgggcggtggcgcagcgtcgATTAGCGGACCTGGTGCGGCGGACCACAACCGCGGCGGCTTCATAAACCCCccgccggcggcggagacGCTAAAGCTGCGGGAGAAGCAACGCGAGCAGTTTTTCGAGGTGGTCCGACAGGACGCGGAGAAGTACGAGCGAAAGCTGCAGGAGAAGAAGGCACAGTCGGCGGCTGGCGGTGATGCCGAACGCAGCGCTGACAGCTCTGCCTccgacgatgacgaggacaAAAAGCCGGCGAAGAGGTCCAAGAAGGAATCGTCCAAGTAA